One window of Papaver somniferum cultivar HN1 chromosome 9, ASM357369v1, whole genome shotgun sequence genomic DNA carries:
- the LOC113310936 gene encoding glucomannan 4-beta-mannosyltransferase 9-like, translated as MIDIVHKDWVSLIPKTLLQWTSNDDITQELGVLWQQLRVLCLIPFMKFAVYVCLTMSVMLFIEPVYMAIVILFVKLTGRKPEKRYKWEELKDDVEAGNSNYPMVLVQIPMYNEKEVYQLSIGAACALSWPSDRIIIQVLDDSTDPIVKDLVEVECQQWASKGINIKYQIRSNREGYKAGALKEGLKHKYVDMCEFVAIFDADFQPDPDFLYKSIPYFVHNPEIGLVQTRWKFVNANTCLMTRVQQMSLNYHFKVEQEVGSSAYAFFGFNGTAGVWRILALKEAGGWKDRTTVEDMDLSVRASLKGWKFVYVGAILVKSELPSTFKAFRFQQHRWSCGPANLFRKMVMEIIKSQRVSLWKKVHVIYSFFFVRKIIAHTGTFLFYCVVIPTCVFFPEIVIPKWALLYIPAIITILNALETPRSMHLVVFWVLFENVMSMHRTKGTLIGLFEAGGRVNEWVVTEKIGDALLKSKENNCPAVKSSNKSRYSDFRERLSLLELGMGTYILICACYDVVFGKYWLFIYLFGQTIAFYVTGFGYVGTLSSQS; from the exons ATGATAGATATAGTCCATAAGGATTGGGTTTCTTTGATTCCTAAAACCTTACTTCAATGGACGTCAAATGACGACATAACTCAAGAGCTTGGAGTATTATGGCAACAACTAAGAGTACTATGTCTTATTCCATTCATGAAATTTGCAGTGTATGTTTGTTTAACAATGTCGGTGATGCTGTTTATCGAGCCGGTTTACATGGCTATAGTCATACTATTCGTAAAACTCACCGGCCGGAAACCAGAGAAGCGTTACAAATGGGAGGAACTTAAAGACGATGTTGAAGCCGGTAACTCAAATTATCCGATGGTTCTTGTTCAGATTCCAATGTAcaatgaaaaagag GTCTATCAGCTTTCCATTGGAGCAGCATGTGCTCTTTCGTGGCCTTCTGATCGTATCATCATTCAAGTTCTCGATGATTCTACGGATCCAATCGTCAAG GACTTGGTGGAAGTAGAATGTCAACAATGGGCAAGCAAAGGAATAAACATCAAGTACCAAATTCGAAGTAATCGAGAAGGGTATAAAGCTGGAGCTCTTAAAGAAGGATTGAAACATAAATATGTGGACATGTGCGAGTTCGTTGCAATCTTTGATGCTGATTTCCAACCTGATCCTGACTTTCTCTACAAAAGCATTCCTTATTTTGTTCATAACCCTGAAATTGGTCTCGTTCAAACTCGTTGGAAATTTG TGAATGCGAACACATGTTTGATGACCAGAGTCCAACAGATGTCGCTGAATTACCATTTCAAGGTAGAGCAAGAAGTTGGTTCTTCCGCCTATGCTTTCTTTGGTTTCAATGGTACTGCTGGCGTTTGGAGAATTCTTGCCCTTAAAGAAGCCGGAGGATGGAAAGATCGCACTACCGTTGAGGACATGGATCTATCAGTTCGTGCTAGTCTCAAGGGTTGGAAGTTCGTCTACGTCGGTGCAATCCTG GTAAAAAGCGAATTACCGAGTACTTTCAAAGCATTTCGTTTCCAGCAACACAGATGGTCTTGTGGGCCTGCAAATCTTTTCAGGAAAATGGTCATGGAGATCATTAAGAGCCAA AGGGTAAGCCTGTGGAAGAAAGTTCATGTGATATACAGCTTTTTCTTTGTCAGAAAGATCATAGCTCATACCGGGACATTCTTGTTTTACTGCGTTGTTATTCCGACATGTGTTTTCTTTCCCGAAATCGTGATACCGAAATGGGCTTTACTTTATATTCCAGCAATAATAACTATTCTCAATGCACTTGAAACACCAAG GTCAATGCACCTTGTGGTGTTTTGGGTTCTTTTCGAAAATGTAATGTCTATGCATCGAACCAAAGGTACACTTATAGGTTTATTCGAAGCAGGCGGAAGGGTAAATGAATGGGTTGTTACTGAAAAAATAGGAGATGCACTACTCAAGTCCAAAGAGAACAATTGTCCTGCAGTAAAATCATCAAATAAATCAAGATATTCGGATTTTAGAGAAAG ACTTAGCTTGTTGGAGCTCGGCATGGGAACATACATTCTAATTTGTGCATGCTATGATGTTGTCTTTGGGAAGTACTGGCTCTTCATTTACTTGTTTGGCCAAACAATAGCCTTTTATGTTACTGGCTTTGGTTATGTCGGCACCTTGAGTTCTCAATCTTAA